From Achromobacter spanius, a single genomic window includes:
- a CDS encoding TonB-dependent receptor yields MPVPTRRRKLAIALSAALGAPTAFGPTAFAQTSGANQPVPQLPAVTVTGASENKPDEMPPVYAGGQIARGARLGMLGNVDMMSTPFNVTSYTSELVLNQQARSLADVMANDPGVVSAGPWFFDNFNIRGFAVNRAEIGFNGLYGIANSEGVQLEGLERIEVLKGPSTLLNGSAPRGTAGGAINLVPKRADDTPLTRFTTSYVGDANLGANVDIGRRFGQDNKFGVRLNAAYRDGEGSVDNEKPRASNVTLGLDYRGERLRASADLGASNQKVSGARNNYFVTTAFPPSAPRGDINPYPSWSYQDKDYAFAMVRAEYDLTRNWSIGGAFGLAETTRKANSPWGVIINDAGDLDFTAFGLKERNKTRSGELNTRIQFDTGPIKHSAVLAVTDYDSKVSAYQPQSSWNEFSNIYHPSSLSEPDNFSLDGTMVPQNDMTLRSYAITDTLSMLDERVLLTLGMRHQKIDVNSYVWNTGAWQSNYTRSANTPAVGLVVKPTDKLSLYTNYVEALAQGAVAPATAVNAGEVFEPFVSKQFEVGAKMDWGTFFTSLSAFQIKRPSGFLGADNVYRLAGEQRNRGLELSVAGEAARGLRLLGGVAWTRAILTETPGGEFNGAKASGVPTWSVKLGAEYDIAQVPGLTATARMIYTSSIPWDADNNATVPAWTRFDVGARYATRIADRNVVFRAAVENVFNRRYWDSSPAYQMVTSAAPRTYMLSASVDF; encoded by the coding sequence ATGCCTGTCCCCACCCGTCGCCGCAAGCTCGCGATCGCCTTGTCCGCCGCCCTGGGCGCGCCCACCGCTTTCGGCCCCACCGCCTTCGCGCAGACGTCCGGCGCCAATCAGCCGGTTCCCCAATTGCCCGCCGTCACCGTGACGGGCGCCAGCGAGAACAAGCCGGATGAAATGCCGCCGGTTTACGCGGGCGGCCAGATCGCGCGCGGCGCGAGGCTGGGCATGCTGGGCAATGTCGACATGATGAGCACGCCGTTCAACGTGACGTCGTACACGTCGGAACTGGTGTTGAACCAGCAGGCGCGCAGCCTGGCGGACGTGATGGCAAACGATCCGGGCGTGGTCAGTGCCGGGCCGTGGTTCTTCGACAACTTCAATATCCGCGGCTTTGCCGTCAACCGTGCGGAGATCGGTTTCAACGGTCTGTACGGCATCGCCAATTCCGAGGGCGTGCAGCTTGAAGGGCTGGAGCGCATCGAAGTCCTCAAGGGGCCGAGCACGCTGCTCAACGGCAGCGCGCCGCGCGGCACGGCGGGCGGCGCGATCAACCTGGTGCCCAAGCGGGCAGACGACACGCCGCTGACGCGTTTCACGACCAGCTATGTGGGTGACGCCAACCTGGGCGCCAACGTGGATATCGGCCGGCGCTTTGGCCAGGACAACAAGTTTGGCGTGCGGCTCAATGCCGCCTATCGCGACGGCGAAGGCTCGGTGGATAACGAAAAGCCACGCGCCTCGAACGTGACGCTGGGGCTGGACTACCGCGGCGAGCGGCTGCGGGCCAGCGCGGATCTGGGCGCCAGCAACCAGAAGGTCAGCGGCGCGCGGAACAACTATTTCGTCACGACCGCATTTCCGCCGTCGGCGCCGCGCGGCGACATCAATCCCTATCCGTCGTGGTCGTATCAGGACAAGGACTATGCGTTTGCGATGGTGCGCGCCGAATACGACCTGACCCGCAACTGGAGCATCGGCGGCGCATTCGGGCTGGCTGAGACGACGCGCAAGGCCAATTCGCCGTGGGGCGTCATCATCAACGACGCCGGCGACCTGGATTTCACGGCGTTCGGGCTGAAGGAACGCAACAAGACGCGCAGCGGCGAGCTGAACACGCGCATCCAGTTCGACACCGGTCCCATCAAGCACAGCGCCGTGCTGGCGGTGACCGACTACGACTCGAAGGTCAGCGCCTATCAGCCGCAGTCGTCGTGGAACGAATTCAGCAACATCTATCACCCTAGCAGCCTGTCGGAGCCCGACAACTTCAGCCTGGACGGCACGATGGTGCCGCAGAACGATATGACGTTGCGCAGCTATGCCATCACCGACACCTTGTCGATGCTGGACGAGCGCGTGCTGCTGACGCTGGGCATGCGGCATCAGAAGATCGACGTGAATTCCTACGTCTGGAACACCGGCGCGTGGCAGTCCAACTACACCCGCAGCGCCAACACGCCGGCGGTGGGCCTCGTCGTCAAGCCGACCGACAAGCTGTCGCTCTACACCAACTACGTCGAGGCGCTGGCGCAAGGCGCGGTGGCGCCGGCCACGGCAGTGAACGCGGGCGAGGTGTTCGAGCCGTTCGTGTCCAAGCAGTTTGAAGTGGGCGCCAAGATGGACTGGGGCACGTTCTTCACGTCCCTGAGCGCCTTTCAGATCAAGCGGCCCAGCGGGTTCCTGGGCGCGGACAACGTGTATCGTCTGGCCGGCGAGCAGCGCAATCGCGGACTGGAGTTGTCCGTCGCAGGCGAGGCCGCGCGCGGTCTGCGGCTGTTGGGCGGCGTGGCGTGGACCCGCGCGATCCTGACCGAAACCCCGGGTGGCGAATTCAACGGCGCCAAGGCGTCGGGCGTGCCGACGTGGTCCGTCAAGCTGGGCGCGGAGTACGACATCGCGCAGGTGCCCGGCCTGACCGCCACGGCGCGCATGATCTACACGTCTTCCATCCCGTGGGACGCGGACAACAACGCGACCGTCCCGGCCTGGACGCGTTTTGACGTGGGCGCACGCTACGCAACGCGCATCGCCGACCGTAACGTGGTGTTCCGCGCGGCCGTGGAGAACGTGTTCAACCGCCGGTATTGGGATTCGTCGCCCGCGTACCAGATGGTCACGTCCGCCGCGCCGCGCACGTACATGCTGTCGGCCAGCGTCGACTTCTGA
- a CDS encoding PIG-L family deacetylase encodes MPALTALLRPLCQALCCLAAALFSTQSLAAPPSLAECHGIKDLAFVAHLDDDLLFMNPDVASNIEAGGCVRLVYLTASDAGEGEGYMLGRERGVRAAYAYMAHQPDAWKEDTGIVAGRQIARFTLTGNPRVQLWHMRLKDPWLGKGWGSLTPLSRTESEPNQNVDTLGPHPEVYTREQLVDTLAEMIRQYGPTTVRHLDDTISVPYTQLCWRCAGHGHPDHIASARLAREAMLRAPGNYAETGYIDYPSQERATNLAEAEIASKSVIFQHYAWNDYHYCAGPKGCQEPAGPAAAWVQRAYYVSRHDVAPQVYPDGRGGLVVFAAGETNAAVNSWDSGEKRWHSLGGRTTGPVVSFAHADGTAGLMARDPLGGVWANKQRHDGTWQGWQALGGLRVTQIPAVAPRGEAAAVALGYDGVLHWIAPSGIDGSWSTWQALPPLEGASGSPAAARGSDGRYVVFAIAAKGELFYTRQLPAAKGQRSEWQAWRRVAAPEAAGGLAAIRNHEDRVELYFRQRANNHLTKLVEAGDTTDLDMDWSAPTDMGVPFIGRPAIHAGNDGQVVLAILERAGGQLWLLEHGKLGKLDADAASPPAISLVDGTLYVVARAAGAPQRYQVLSRRSGTWAANLTLDGVPASGGGPFTAVAARPTDLPNLGAASANKTVVVRPSTAEPDALTVERMPAQTSRVATPTRVQ; translated from the coding sequence ATGCCCGCTTTGACTGCCTTGCTGCGCCCGCTGTGCCAGGCGCTTTGCTGCCTGGCCGCAGCCCTGTTCTCCACCCAATCCTTGGCCGCGCCGCCGTCGCTGGCCGAGTGCCACGGCATCAAGGACCTGGCCTTCGTCGCCCACCTGGATGACGACCTGCTCTTCATGAATCCGGACGTCGCCTCGAACATCGAGGCCGGCGGCTGCGTGCGCCTGGTCTACCTGACCGCCAGCGACGCCGGGGAAGGCGAAGGCTACATGCTGGGCCGCGAGCGGGGCGTACGCGCCGCCTACGCCTACATGGCGCATCAGCCCGACGCGTGGAAGGAAGACACCGGCATCGTCGCGGGCCGCCAGATTGCGCGCTTTACGCTGACCGGCAACCCCCGGGTGCAGCTGTGGCACATGCGGCTGAAGGATCCGTGGCTGGGCAAGGGCTGGGGCAGCCTGACGCCGCTGAGCCGCACCGAATCCGAACCCAACCAGAATGTGGATACCCTGGGCCCGCATCCCGAGGTCTACACGCGCGAGCAGCTTGTGGACACGCTGGCCGAAATGATCCGCCAATATGGCCCCACCACCGTGCGGCACCTGGACGACACGATCAGCGTGCCCTACACCCAGCTCTGCTGGCGCTGCGCGGGCCACGGGCACCCCGACCACATCGCCAGCGCACGGCTGGCGCGCGAAGCCATGCTGCGCGCGCCCGGCAACTATGCAGAAACGGGTTACATCGACTATCCCAGCCAGGAACGCGCCACCAACCTCGCGGAAGCGGAAATCGCGAGCAAGTCGGTGATCTTCCAGCACTACGCGTGGAACGACTACCACTACTGCGCCGGTCCCAAGGGCTGCCAGGAACCCGCCGGCCCCGCTGCCGCATGGGTCCAGCGCGCCTATTACGTGTCACGCCACGACGTCGCGCCGCAGGTTTACCCCGACGGCCGCGGCGGTCTAGTCGTGTTTGCGGCGGGCGAGACCAACGCCGCCGTGAACAGCTGGGATTCCGGCGAAAAGCGCTGGCACAGCCTGGGCGGCCGCACCACCGGGCCCGTGGTGTCGTTTGCCCACGCCGACGGCACGGCCGGCCTGATGGCGCGCGACCCGCTCGGCGGCGTCTGGGCCAACAAGCAGCGCCATGACGGCACCTGGCAGGGCTGGCAGGCGCTGGGTGGCCTGCGCGTCACGCAGATCCCGGCCGTCGCGCCACGCGGCGAGGCCGCCGCCGTCGCGCTGGGCTATGACGGCGTGCTGCACTGGATCGCGCCGTCCGGCATCGACGGCAGCTGGAGCACCTGGCAGGCGCTGCCGCCGCTGGAGGGCGCCTCGGGTTCCCCCGCCGCCGCGCGCGGTTCGGATGGGCGCTACGTCGTGTTTGCGATCGCCGCCAAGGGCGAACTCTTCTATACCCGCCAGCTCCCGGCCGCCAAGGGCCAGCGGTCGGAATGGCAAGCCTGGCGCCGCGTCGCCGCGCCGGAAGCCGCCGGCGGACTGGCCGCCATCCGCAACCACGAAGACCGCGTCGAGCTTTACTTCCGGCAGCGCGCCAACAACCACCTGACCAAGCTGGTCGAAGCGGGCGACACCACCGATCTGGACATGGACTGGAGCGCCCCGACGGACATGGGCGTGCCGTTCATTGGCCGCCCCGCCATCCACGCCGGTAATGACGGCCAGGTCGTGCTCGCCATCCTGGAGCGCGCGGGCGGACAGCTCTGGCTGCTGGAACACGGCAAGCTCGGCAAGCTGGACGCCGACGCCGCGTCGCCCCCCGCCATCAGCCTGGTCGACGGCACGCTGTACGTCGTTGCCCGTGCCGCGGGCGCGCCGCAGCGCTATCAAGTGCTGTCGCGCCGCAGCGGCACCTGGGCCGCCAACCTGACGCTGGACGGCGTCCCGGCCAGCGGCGGCGGTCCGTTCACGGCCGTCGCGGCGCGTCCGACTGACCTGCCCAATCTGGGCGCGGCCAGCGCGAACAAGACCGTGGTGGTCCGGCCGTCCACGGCTGAACCGGATGCGCTGACAGTCGAACGCATGCCCGCCCAGACCTCGCGTGTGGCGACCCCGACCCGGGTGCAATGA
- a CDS encoding ABC transporter ATP-binding protein, whose product MLRIENLSKRYGDYIVFQGLTHTFAPGCVALCEEDSTGKSSLLNIIAGALAPDGGDVHIDGHSLRDAPQAAQSRLAYVPDNCMAFPEQTGRGLLEQAAQAKGVMLDDSIRELARQLGLEPHLDKRFEQMSTGTRRKVYLTAAALGNPAVVVADGPSNGLDAQARGVLADVFKRWAQDRVVLFASHDPELVQACGAATVNVADLR is encoded by the coding sequence ATGCTACGCATCGAAAATCTCAGCAAGCGCTACGGCGACTACATCGTGTTCCAGGGACTGACGCATACCTTTGCGCCAGGATGCGTGGCGCTGTGCGAAGAGGACAGCACCGGCAAATCCAGCCTGCTGAACATCATCGCGGGCGCCCTGGCGCCGGACGGCGGCGACGTGCACATCGACGGCCACTCGCTGCGCGATGCACCGCAAGCGGCGCAATCCCGGCTGGCCTACGTGCCGGACAACTGCATGGCGTTTCCCGAGCAGACGGGGCGCGGCCTGCTGGAACAGGCGGCCCAGGCCAAAGGCGTGATGCTGGACGATTCGATCCGGGAACTGGCACGTCAGCTTGGCCTTGAGCCGCATCTGGACAAGCGATTCGAGCAGATGTCCACGGGCACGCGGCGCAAGGTCTATCTGACCGCCGCCGCGCTGGGCAATCCGGCGGTCGTCGTGGCCGACGGGCCCAGCAATGGGCTGGACGCGCAGGCGCGCGGCGTGCTGGCGGACGTCTTCAAGCGCTGGGCGCAAGATCGCGTCGTGCTGTTTGCCAGCCATGACCCTGAACTGGTGCAGGCCTGCGGCGCCGCGACCGTCAACGTGGCCGACCTGCGCTGA
- a CDS encoding PepSY-associated TM helix domain-containing protein gives MAAGRHRLGERQTWVWLHRYAGLLTALFLTVAGLTGSILAFGHDIDAWLNPRFHQARSAAPPLGFDALAARIEASDPALRVDYVTHDGTPGRTALAFVSARAGNPPLGFDEVYVDPGTGEIQGKRSRRACCLQAESFVPFMLQIHHSLYVPGLWGWWFMGGIALIWLVDSFVGFYLTLPRGGLRVAKWKPAWLIKRGAGSYRLNLDLHRAFGLWLWLALVLLALSSAYLNLREELFRPALSAVSTLTPIPTASTPPAGRDALPVVGFDAIRARADAHAQAQGWRQRVSGVSHFSELGLYLALLWPSHYDRGRGLGSPMLYYDAHTGALVGVTQPGRGTAADVFTQMQFPLHSGQIGGLAGRIVVCALGLVVAMLSVTGVVIWWKKRRSRDVSARRAGRA, from the coding sequence ATGGCTGCAGGCCGGCATCGGCTGGGAGAGCGCCAGACATGGGTCTGGCTGCACCGCTACGCCGGTCTGCTGACCGCGCTGTTTCTGACGGTGGCGGGGCTGACCGGCAGCATCCTGGCGTTTGGCCACGACATCGATGCCTGGCTCAATCCCCGCTTTCACCAGGCGCGATCGGCCGCGCCGCCGCTGGGCTTTGATGCGCTGGCCGCGCGCATCGAGGCGTCGGATCCCGCGCTGCGGGTCGACTACGTGACGCACGATGGCACGCCCGGCCGCACGGCGCTGGCGTTCGTGTCGGCGCGCGCGGGGAATCCGCCGCTGGGCTTCGACGAGGTGTACGTCGATCCCGGCACCGGCGAGATCCAGGGCAAGCGCTCGCGCCGGGCCTGTTGCCTGCAGGCCGAAAGCTTCGTGCCCTTCATGCTGCAGATCCATCACAGCCTGTATGTGCCGGGCTTGTGGGGGTGGTGGTTCATGGGAGGCATCGCGCTGATCTGGCTGGTGGACAGCTTTGTCGGCTTCTACCTGACCCTGCCCCGTGGCGGGCTGCGCGTGGCGAAATGGAAGCCCGCGTGGCTTATCAAGCGCGGCGCGGGATCGTACCGGCTGAACCTGGATCTGCACCGCGCCTTTGGGTTGTGGCTATGGCTGGCGCTGGTGCTGCTGGCGTTGAGCAGCGCATACCTGAACCTGCGCGAAGAATTGTTCCGACCGGCCTTGTCGGCCGTGTCGACGTTGACGCCGATTCCCACGGCCAGCACGCCGCCTGCGGGCCGCGATGCGCTACCGGTGGTGGGCTTTGACGCCATCCGCGCCCGCGCTGACGCGCACGCCCAGGCGCAGGGGTGGCGGCAGCGCGTGAGCGGCGTCAGTCACTTCAGTGAACTGGGTCTGTACCTGGCGCTGTTGTGGCCGTCGCATTACGACCGGGGGCGTGGCCTGGGATCGCCCATGCTGTACTACGACGCGCACACCGGTGCGCTGGTGGGGGTGACGCAGCCCGGCCGCGGCACGGCGGCCGACGTCTTTACACAGATGCAGTTTCCGCTGCACAGCGGCCAGATTGGCGGCCTTGCCGGCCGCATCGTGGTCTGTGCGCTGGGGCTGGTGGTCGCGATGCTGAGTGTGACGGGCGTGGTGATCTGGTGGAAGAAGCGCCGTTCGCGGGACGTGTCGGCGCGTCGCGCGGGGCGGGCCTGA
- a CDS encoding DUF6389 family protein — MTKHDYQDTLRRILDAHTAPALQTLAGMFARLPEKAREIQFGIFPDQGGEGTFSVVIGLEGPDLYVLNKAIEGYRDLFDVVHGEEGLEPPVPMFSSEPAFCVQDAVADVAAEWVETLWEQGGRLVSPLPAMVYAHDDYGTDLPRALPGA; from the coding sequence ATGACGAAACACGACTATCAAGACACGCTGCGCCGCATCCTGGACGCGCACACGGCGCCCGCACTGCAAACGCTGGCCGGCATGTTCGCGCGGTTGCCCGAGAAGGCGCGCGAAATCCAGTTCGGCATCTTTCCCGACCAGGGCGGCGAGGGGACCTTCTCGGTGGTGATCGGCCTGGAAGGGCCGGATCTGTATGTGCTCAACAAGGCCATCGAGGGCTACCGCGATCTCTTTGACGTCGTGCACGGCGAAGAAGGATTGGAGCCGCCGGTGCCCATGTTCTCCAGCGAGCCGGCGTTCTGCGTGCAGGACGCGGTTGCCGACGTGGCAGCCGAATGGGTCGAAACGCTATGGGAGCAGGGTGGCCGCCTCGTGTCGCCCTTGCCGGCGATGGTGTACGCCCATGACGATTACGGCACGGATCTGCCGCGCGCATTGCCAGGGGCATAA
- a CDS encoding enoyl-CoA hydratase translates to MTAPIPEFTHALVTRDARGVYTLQIHDAKSLNILASAVTLSLTEAARWIAAQDDARAVVVRGTGERAFVGGANIYEMAELDPPGARSFITRLRELCEAVADIPVPTIARLPGFCLGAGMELAAACDIRLGSADGVFGMPEVRVGIPSVIHALLLPALIGQGRTNWLLLTGETVDAAQARDWGFLEFLCEAGGLDALVERTVAPIAASGPRAVRSQKALLRYWTESSIQAGLDRSVEAFGEAFTTDEPRECMAPFLARKRHR, encoded by the coding sequence ATGACTGCGCCCATTCCTGAATTCACCCATGCCCTGGTGACGCGCGACGCACGCGGCGTCTACACCCTGCAGATCCACGACGCCAAGAGCCTGAACATCCTGGCGTCGGCCGTCACGCTGAGTCTGACCGAGGCGGCGCGCTGGATTGCGGCGCAGGACGACGCGCGCGCGGTGGTGGTTCGCGGGACGGGCGAGAGGGCGTTTGTGGGCGGGGCCAATATTTACGAGATGGCCGAGCTGGATCCGCCCGGCGCGCGTTCGTTCATCACGCGGCTGCGCGAACTTTGCGAGGCGGTGGCGGACATTCCCGTGCCGACCATCGCGCGGTTGCCAGGTTTCTGCCTGGGCGCCGGCATGGAGCTGGCGGCCGCCTGCGATATCCGGTTGGGCTCGGCGGACGGGGTCTTCGGCATGCCCGAGGTGCGCGTCGGCATTCCCTCCGTAATTCATGCGCTGTTGTTGCCAGCGCTGATCGGCCAGGGCCGGACCAACTGGCTGCTGCTCACCGGCGAAACGGTGGATGCGGCGCAGGCGCGGGATTGGGGGTTTCTTGAATTCCTATGCGAGGCGGGCGGGCTGGACGCGCTGGTCGAACGCACCGTGGCGCCGATTGCCGCCAGCGGTCCGCGCGCCGTGCGGTCACAGAAGGCCTTGTTGCGCTACTGGACAGAATCGTCGATCCAGGCGGGTTTGGACCGTAGCGTCGAAGCTTTCGGTGAGGCCTTTACCACTGACGAGCCGCGCGAGTGCATGGCGCCGTTCCTGGCGCGCAAGCGGCATCGCTAG
- a CDS encoding DUF3606 domain-containing protein has translation MSDDLSKRGPQDRSRINVNEPHELRYWTEALGVSESQLRDAVKAVGPSATAVREHLRK, from the coding sequence ATGTCAGACGACCTGAGCAAGCGCGGTCCCCAGGACCGTTCCCGGATCAACGTCAACGAACCGCACGAGCTGCGCTACTGGACTGAGGCGCTCGGCGTCAGCGAATCCCAACTGCGCGACGCTGTGAAAGCCGTGGGGCCGTCGGCCACCGCCGTGCGCGAGCATCTTCGGAAGTGA
- a CDS encoding MFS transporter — translation MSHSVSAQHRPALVLLALAVGSFAIGTTEFATMSLLPYFAQSLGIDAPTAGHVISAYALGVVVGAPILAVLGARMPRRRLLIALMGLFAIGNGLSAIAPNYHWMLFFRFLSGLPHGAYFGIASLVASSMVPANRRTVAVGRVFLGLTVATIVGVPLANWLGQVIGWRWSFGLVSLLAVLTMLSVRAYAPDTAADPKASPLRELSALGRGQVWITLAIGAVGFGGLFSIYTYLADTLTAVTQVTPGMVPLVLSAFGVGLTVGNMVVPVFADRAVMRTAGLLLLWSAVVLALFPFMAHNVWLITLNVFLVGVGGALGTVLQTRLMDVSGDAQGLAAALNHSAFNTANALGPFLGGLAIAAGFGWTSTGWVGSLLAIASMPLWLWAVMLERRTRTARADKLVVSTESAR, via the coding sequence ATGTCCCATTCCGTTTCCGCGCAGCACCGGCCCGCCCTGGTGCTGCTGGCGCTTGCCGTTGGCAGCTTCGCGATCGGCACCACCGAATTCGCGACGATGAGCCTGCTTCCCTATTTCGCCCAGTCGCTGGGCATCGACGCCCCCACCGCCGGCCACGTGATCAGCGCCTACGCACTGGGCGTCGTGGTGGGCGCGCCCATCCTGGCCGTGCTGGGCGCCCGCATGCCGCGCCGCCGGCTGCTGATCGCGCTGATGGGTCTGTTTGCCATCGGCAACGGCCTGAGCGCCATCGCCCCCAATTACCACTGGATGCTGTTTTTCCGCTTTCTTAGCGGTCTGCCGCATGGCGCCTACTTCGGCATTGCCTCGCTGGTGGCCAGTTCCATGGTGCCGGCCAACCGGCGCACCGTGGCCGTGGGCCGCGTGTTCCTGGGCCTGACGGTGGCCACCATCGTCGGCGTGCCGCTGGCCAACTGGCTGGGCCAGGTCATCGGCTGGCGCTGGAGCTTCGGCCTGGTGTCGCTGCTGGCGGTGCTGACCATGCTGAGCGTGCGCGCCTACGCGCCGGACACCGCCGCCGATCCCAAGGCCAGCCCGCTGCGCGAACTGAGCGCGCTGGGCCGCGGCCAGGTCTGGATCACGCTGGCGATTGGCGCCGTCGGCTTCGGCGGGCTGTTCTCCATCTATACGTATCTCGCAGACACGCTGACCGCCGTCACGCAGGTGACGCCAGGGATGGTGCCGTTGGTGCTGAGCGCTTTTGGCGTTGGCCTGACGGTGGGCAACATGGTCGTGCCGGTGTTTGCCGATCGCGCCGTCATGCGCACCGCGGGCCTTCTGCTGCTGTGGTCGGCCGTGGTGCTGGCCCTCTTCCCGTTCATGGCGCACAACGTCTGGCTGATCACGCTGAACGTGTTCCTGGTGGGCGTGGGCGGCGCGCTGGGCACCGTCTTGCAGACGCGTTTGATGGACGTCTCGGGCGACGCCCAAGGGCTGGCCGCGGCGCTCAACCATTCGGCCTTCAACACGGCCAACGCGCTCGGCCCCTTCCTGGGCGGTCTTGCGATTGCCGCCGGGTTCGGCTGGACGTCGACCGGCTGGGTCGGCAGCCTGCTTGCGATTGCCAGCATGCCGCTGTGGTTGTGGGCGGTGATGCTGGAACGCCGGACGCGCACGGCGCGCGCGGACAAGCTGGTGGTCAGCACCGAATCGGCGCGTTGA
- a CDS encoding four-helix bundle copper-binding protein: MIAEANEMERCIDSCLTCYRTCVKTAMHHCLEAGGEHVEPHHFRLMMGCSEICRTAAHSMLVGVENHKVICGACAAICDDCAASCEGIEGMADCARVCRECAESCVKMAS; encoded by the coding sequence ATGATTGCCGAAGCGAATGAAATGGAACGCTGCATCGATAGCTGTCTGACCTGTTATCGCACGTGCGTAAAGACTGCAATGCACCATTGCCTGGAAGCCGGGGGCGAGCACGTCGAGCCGCATCATTTCCGGCTGATGATGGGCTGCAGCGAAATCTGCCGCACCGCAGCGCACTCGATGTTGGTGGGCGTGGAAAACCACAAGGTCATCTGCGGCGCCTGTGCCGCGATCTGCGACGACTGCGCGGCCAGTTGCGAGGGCATTGAAGGCATGGCCGACTGCGCGCGCGTGTGCCGCGAATGCGCCGAGAGCTGCGTCAAGATGGCGTCTTAG
- a CDS encoding DUF1254 domain-containing protein — MKLTRRKLNAGGLALLAAGSLGPAFRASAAASEGLVANLPEADDRFVTATDAYIYAYPLVTMEMTRRVITNVAEPKGTRAPMGQLIKLRQYPDAKFRDVTAPNADTLYTTSFFDVGDEPWVVSLPDLNGRYALFPLLDGWTTVFDVPGKRTTGTGAQTFIVTGPGWEGTVPQGMKQYKSPTSIVWLLGRIYCTGTPEDYAEVHKLQDQVKLAPLSGWGKDWKAPQGKVDSAIDMKTPVRDQVNNMDATEYFSLFAQLLKRNPPTAADAPMVEKLATIGIVPGQDFDKSKLPADFAKRVPETGFARIMAHFRSNDGDIQHIDGWGFTTKTGIYGTNYLQRALITAIGLGANRPQDAVYPTSLRSANGAIQREYHGSEKYVLSFRKGMAPPVSGFWSLTMYDQNYFFVDNPLNRYSISERQPLKRKPDGSIDLLIQNESPGPEMESNWLPAPKGRFILMMRLYWPNESDPSIINGSWTVPPVRRVS; from the coding sequence ATGAAGCTAACTCGCCGCAAACTGAACGCAGGGGGATTGGCCCTGCTGGCTGCAGGATCGCTGGGGCCGGCGTTCCGGGCCTCAGCCGCCGCCTCTGAAGGGCTGGTGGCAAATCTGCCGGAAGCCGACGACCGTTTCGTCACGGCCACCGACGCCTACATCTATGCTTATCCGCTGGTGACGATGGAGATGACCCGCCGGGTGATCACCAACGTCGCCGAACCCAAGGGCACGCGCGCGCCGATGGGCCAGCTCATCAAGCTGCGCCAGTATCCGGACGCCAAGTTCCGAGACGTGACGGCGCCGAACGCCGACACGCTGTACACCACGTCATTCTTCGACGTGGGCGACGAGCCCTGGGTCGTCAGCCTGCCCGATCTGAACGGCCGCTACGCGCTGTTTCCGCTCTTGGACGGCTGGACCACCGTGTTCGACGTCCCCGGCAAACGCACGACCGGCACCGGCGCGCAGACCTTCATCGTGACGGGGCCGGGCTGGGAAGGGACCGTGCCGCAAGGCATGAAGCAGTACAAGTCGCCGACGAGCATCGTCTGGCTGCTGGGCCGCATCTATTGCACGGGCACGCCCGAAGACTACGCCGAAGTGCACAAGCTGCAGGACCAGGTGAAGCTCGCGCCGCTGAGTGGTTGGGGCAAGGACTGGAAGGCGCCGCAGGGCAAGGTCGATTCGGCCATCGACATGAAAACGCCGGTGCGCGACCAGGTCAACAACATGGATGCGACCGAGTATTTCTCGCTGTTCGCGCAGCTGCTCAAGCGCAATCCGCCGACCGCGGCAGACGCGCCCATGGTCGAGAAACTGGCGACGATCGGCATCGTGCCGGGGCAGGATTTCGACAAGTCCAAACTGCCCGCCGACTTCGCCAAGCGAGTGCCGGAAACCGGCTTCGCACGCATCATGGCGCACTTCCGGTCCAACGATGGCGACATCCAGCACATCGACGGCTGGGGCTTCACGACCAAGACGGGGATCTACGGCACGAACTACCTGCAGCGCGCCTTGATCACCGCGATCGGGCTGGGCGCGAACCGGCCGCAGGACGCGGTTTATCCGACCTCGTTGCGCTCGGCCAATGGCGCGATCCAGCGCGAATACCACGGCTCGGAAAAGTACGTGCTGTCCTTCCGCAAGGGGATGGCGCCGCCCGTGTCGGGGTTCTGGTCGCTGACCATGTATGACCAGAATTACTTCTTCGTCGATAACCCGCTGAACCGCTATTCCATCAGCGAACGCCAGCCGCTCAAGCGCAAGCCGGACGGGTCGATTGATCTGCTGATCCAGAACGAATCGCCAGGTCCGGAGATGGAGTCGAACTGGCTGCCGGCGCCCAAAGGCCGGTTCATTCTGATGATGCGGCTCTATTGGCCGAACGAAAGCGATCCTTCCATCATCAATGGCTCGTGGACCGTGCCGCCAGTGCGGCGGGTGAGCTGA